A genomic window from Brassica oleracea var. oleracea cultivar TO1000 chromosome C8, BOL, whole genome shotgun sequence includes:
- the LOC106308462 gene encoding uncharacterized protein LOC106308462 gives MSEKIHQVTSAAPQIESVLATTSRTPFTSALTSVQLGKIEKLRLPEYKPGGDPVEHMTTFNIAMARARLPEEERDAGYCQLFVETLHEQALTWFSQLEENSIGSFRDLSAAFLKTYIMFTTRSATASSLWNLNQTKDQSLRDYMEKLKVVASRIEIPDVRVEGWNKWVRELDSLDKPVDTVCTTQPITGAGSAAGPSRTVDLTKHCKYHDVKGHDTTECKSLYAHYLSSLASGEFKFEPLKAKPKNGKSWSKNKERRAQRKATGKDLRRQLEQAKGHFQPPTHDTNISTDLRTLLDSKRVQTGQSLNVIIGGSPPSGDTVRSVKDYRRQVATSQKWPTKPTSHLPITFSPDDAEGVHAPHNDPLLVVLGIGEYDVTKILIDTGSSVNLIFRGTLQKMGVDLDDIKASSRTLTRFNGSSETILGTICLPVRACGVTRTVKFAVVSTKAPYHAILGTPWLHSMQAVPSTYHQCVKFPGTDGRIKTLLGDQKAARDLLVVTVKLQRSSLPVNFVSPPTSKVRSQESEGLELTTPIKVEP, from the exons ATGAGCGAGAAGATCCATCAAGTAACCAGCGCGGCCCCGCAAATCGAGAGCGTCCTCGCCACAACCTCACGCACTCCGTTTACTAGTGCTCTGACCAGCGTCCAACTCGGAAAAATAGAAAAACTGCGCCTACCCGAGTACAAACCCGGCGGAGACCCAGTGGAACACATGACAACTTTCAACATTGCGATGGCACGGGCTCGACTCCCAGAAGAAGAAAGGGACGCAGGCTACTGCCAACTGTTCGTCGAAACTCTCCACGAGCAAGCCCTAACCTGGTTTTCCCAGTTAGAAGAAAACTCCATCGGAAGTTTCCGCGACTTGTCAGCAGCTTTTCTCAAGACTTACATTATGTTCACCACGCGCAGCGCTACTGCCTCTAGCTTGTGGAACCTCAACCAAACCAAAGATCAGAGCCTTCGCGACTACATGGAGAAGTTAAAAGTCGTAGCCTCAAGGATTGAAATTCCAGACG TCCGCGTAGAGGGATGGAACAAGTGGGTAAGGGAGCTCGATTCGCTCGACAAACCAGTCGATACTGTTTGCACCACCCAACCTATAACCGGAGCCGGGTCAGCAGCGGGGCCTTCCAGGACCGTCGATCTCACCAAGCATTGCAAATATCACGACGTCAAGGGACATGATACCACAGAATGCAAATCACTCTACGCTCATTATCTCTCGTCACTTGCGAGCGGTGAATTTAAGTTCGAACCCTTGAAAGCTAAACCAAAGAATGGCAAGAGCTGGAGCAAGAACAAGGAAAGAAGAGCCCAGCGCAAAGCCACCGGCAAAG ACTTACGACGACAGTTGGAGCAAGCTAAAGGTCATTTTCAACCTCCAACGCATGACACCAACATTTCCACAGACCTCCGCACCTTGCTAGACTCTAAGCGAGTACAAACGGGACAGTCGTTGAATGTCATCATCGGAGGCTCCCCTCCTAGCGGAGACACTGTCCGTTCTGTAAAAGACTATCGTCGACAAGTCGCGACTTCCCAGAAGTGGCCGACTAAACCGACAAGTCATCTTCCGATAACCTTCTCACCGGACGACGCTGAAGGAGTTCACGCTCCCCATAATGATCCTCTTCTCGTCGTCCTTGGAATTGGAGAGTATGATGTCACCAAGATCCTCATTGACACCGGAAGTTCCGTCAACCTCATCTTCCGAGGAACTCTACAGAAGATGGGAGTTGATCTTGACGACATAAAAGCGTCTTCCAGGACATTAACCAGATTCAATGGATCCTCCGAAACTATCTTGGGAACGATCTGCCTCCCGGTACGCGCGTGTGGCGTTACTCGAACGGTTAAGTTTGCCGTTGTAAGCACAAAAGCTCCTTATCACGCTATACTCGGCACCCCTTGGCTACACTCGATGCAAGCCGTTCCTTCCACCTACCACCAGTGCGTCAAGTTCCCTGGCACGGACGGAAGGATAAAAACGTTGCTAGGGGATCAAAAGGCCGCTAGAGATCTCCTAGTCGTCACAGTCAAACTCCAACGGTCATCTCTACCCGTTAATTTTGTGTCTCCCCCAACCTCAAAAGTCCGTTCCCAGGAAAGCGAGGGTCTCGAGTTGACGACGCCGATCAAAGTCGAACCGTAA
- the LOC106311824 gene encoding probable serine/threonine protein kinase IRE3 isoform X2, with product MVFKKTKLFFSSKKSGSSDSSNSPRSVGSSSPIGSDNHKSKSPNSSTSPFAGVLDGFKKKEKDGSSSKGKETSSSDQIPGKSKLSSEASKQTAETPIMASSLGLNRIKTRSGPLPQESFFNFGDEKAVPIVPPKLGTRWDSGSTSSSNTKKKEANVDRRSNVPAMPALSTGQLKVSPSDAGTPENSYEVEPETPSNQALLRMTSAPRRRFSGDIKSFSHELNSKGVRPYPLWKPRRSNSLEEILNLIRTKFDKAKEEVNLDLGVFAGDLIEISEEYAESHPEWEVTIYDLLILAQNCTKSTSGEFWLQCEGIVQELDDRRQELPPGVLKKLHTRMLFILTRCTRLLQFHKESWGQEEEALRQSRVLHSADKSAPTGEVRDTRGLNTATATALKIPSTKKAYSQEQRGLNWKEDFVNRPSPISSPYNETSNDSESLVNMDRMSSWKKLPSPAPKGVKESTVSKEQTDSKTEPPKVATSDDMAVSKPPDCSPKKLSHEHMTKHRHNISWGYWGDQSYIPEESSIICRICEEDVPTTHVEDHSIVCALADKYDQKGLSVDERLVAVAVTLDKITETFIQKDSLATVESPDGMKISKASLTGESDVLSPKLSDWSRRGSEDMLDCFPEADNSAFMDDMRCFTSLSCRTRFGPKSDQGMTASSGGSMTPRSPIPTPRSDPVELFLGGKGTFHDLDDIPQMTELADIARRASNAIPDGDRSIRLLLSCLDDLRVVIDRRNFDALTVETFGTRIEKLIQEKYLQLLDDEKFDLSSTVIDEDAPLEDDDVIRSLRTSPVHLHDRISIDDFDEIKEISRGAFGRVLLAKKRTTGDLFAIKVLKKADMIRKNAVESILAERDILINVRNPFVVRFFYSFTSSENLYLVMEYLGGGDFYSLLKNIGCMDESNARVYIAEVILALEYLHSEGVVHRDLKPDNLLIAHDGHVKLTDFGLSKVGLISSTDDLSGPDFGASSLFLEEKPKWTTSEHEFGSRDKRSAVGTPDYLAPEILLGTGHGATADWWSVGIILFEFMVGIPPFNADHPEQIFDNILNRNIPWPSVPEEMSHEARDLIDRLLTEDPHQRLGARGAAEVKQHIFFKDINWDTLAEQKAAFVPDSEDVLDTSYFQCRYQPSFSDKHCFPNNENGDSSESGSSGCLSNDHNEEIDEPGGPAELETNVSKNNPFDNFSFKNLSQLAYINYDVISKGQKEGTPANLHRR from the exons ATGGTGTTTAAGAAAACGAAGCTCTTCTTCTCCTCGAAGAAATCAGGATCTTCCGATAGCTCCAACAGTCCCCGATCCGTGGGCTCGAGCTCTCCGATCGGATCCGATAACCACAAATCCAAAAGCCCTAACTCAAGCACTTCTCCCTTCGCCGGAGTTTTAGATGGTTTTAAGAAGAAGGAGAAGGATGGTTCATCATCAAAGGGCAAAGAAACCTCCTCCTCCGATCAAATTCCCGGAAAATCGAAATTGTCATCTGAGGCGAGTAAACAGACTGCCGAAACACCTATCATGGCCTCGTCTCTAGGTTTGAATCGAATCAAGACGAGGTCTGGCCCGTTGCCGCAGGAGAGCTTCTTCAATTTCGGGGATGAGAAAGCAGTTCCGATCGTACCGCCCAAGTTGGGTACTCGTTGGGACTCTGGTTCGACTAGTAGCAGCAATACAAAGAAGAAGGAAGCGAATGTTGATCGAAGAAGCAATGTTCCCGCAATGCCGGCATTGAGCACTG GTCAGCTCAAGGTATCACCTAGCGACGCTGGCACACCAGAG AATTCATATGAAGTAGAGCCTGAAACCCCTAGTAACCAAGCCTTACTTCGTATGACCAGTGCTCCAAGAAGGAGGTTTTCTGGTGACATCAAGAGCTTTTCTCATGAGCTGAACTCCAAAGGTGTAAGGCCTTATCCTTTATGGAAGCCTCGTAGGTCAAATAGCCTGGAG GAAATCTTGAATCTAATCCGGACCAAATTTGATAAAGCAAAGGAAGAAGTAAATTTGGACCTTGGAGTATTTGCTGGGGACCTGATTGAAATTTCTGAGGAATATGCGGAAAGTCATCCCGAGTGGGAGGTGACAATCTACGACTTGTTGATTTTGGCACAGAACTGTACCAAGTCTACCTCAGGAGAGTTCTGGCTTCAGTGTGAGGGCATAGTTCAAGAGTTAGATGATAGACGTCAGGAGCTTCCCCCGGGCGTGCTCAAGAAGCTTCACACTCGGATGCTGTTTATCCTTACCAGATGTACTAGATTACTTCAGTTTCATAAGGAAAGTTGGGGACAGGAGGAAGAGGCCTTGCGTCAGTCAAGAGTCTTGCATTCTGCGGATAAAAGTGCCCCCACTGGAGAAGTTAGGGATACGAGGGGCTTAAATACTGCCACTGCCACGGCCTTAAAGATACCATCCACCAAGAAAGCTTATAGTCAGGAGCAGCGTGGTTTGAATTGGAAAGAGGACTTTGTTAATCGTCCATCTCCTATCTCTTCACCGTACAATGAAACTTCAAACGATTCTGAATCACTTGTAAACATGGACAGAATGTCTTCTTGGAAAAAGCTTCCATCTCCAGCGCCAAAGGGTGTAAAAGAATCTACAGTATCAAAAGAGCAGACTGATAGCAAAACTGAACCTCCAAAGGTAGCTACGAGTGATGATATGGCTGTTTCTAAGCCGCCAGACTGTTCTCCCAAAAAGTTGTCTCATGAACATATGACCAAGCATCGGCACAATATTTCTTGGGGTTATTGGGGGGATCAGTCATATATTCCTGAGGAAAGTTCAATTATTTGTCGTATATGCGAGGAGGATGTTCCGACCACCCACGTGGAAGATCACTCTATAGTCTGTGCATTGGCTGATAAATATGACCAAAAGGGTCTGAGTGTTGATGAGCGGCTGGTGGCAGTTGCTGTAACTCTTGACAAGATAACAGAGACCTTTATACAGAAGGATAGCCTAGCAACGGTAGAAAGCCCGGATGGTATGAAAATATCTAAGGCGAGCTTGACTGGAGAATCTGATGTTCTCTCCCCAAAGCTAAGCGACTGGTCGCGAAGAGGGTCCGAGGACATGCTTGACTGTTTTCCGGAGGCTGATAATTCAGCTTTCATGGATGATATGAGATGTTTCACTTCATTGTCATGCAGAACTCGTTTTGGTCCCAAGTCTGATCAAGGCATGACTGCTTCATCTGGCGGTAGCATGACCCCTAGATCCCCGATTCCAACCCCTAGATCCGATCCAGTTGAATTGTTTTTAGGAGGCAAGGGTACATTCCATGACCTGGATGATATTCCACAG ATGACTGAACTTGCTGACATTGCAAGACGCGCATCAAATGCCATTCCAGATGGTGATCGATCCATTCGGCTCTTACTTTCCTGTCTTGATGACTTGAGGGTTGTCATAGACCGCAGAAATTTTGATGCGCTTACAGTAGAAACTTTTGGGACACGCATTGAAAAGTTGATACA GGAAAAGTATCTTCAGCTTCTAGATGATGAAAAGTTTGACCTATCAAGCACCGTAATTGATGAAGATGCTCCTTTGGAAGATGACGATGTTATTCGCAGCTTGAGGACCAGCCCAGTACATCTGCATGACCGCATATCCATAGATGATTTTGATGAGATAAAAGAAATTAGTAGGGGAGCATTTGGGCGAGTTCTTTTGGCTAAAAAGAGAACGACAGGAGACCTATTTGCAATTAAG GTTCTGAAGAAGGCCGATATGATCCGCAAGAATGCTGTTGAAAGTATACTTGCTGAACGAGATATTTTGATCAACGTCCGCAATCCCTTTGTG GTTCGATTCTTCTATTCTTTTACTTCTAGCGAAAACCTGTATCTTGTGATGGAATACCTGGGTGGAGGTGATTTTTATTCACTGTTGAAGAATATTGGTTGCATGGATGAAAGTAATGCCCGTGTATACATTGCGGAAGTT ATCCTTGCATTGGAATATTTACACTCTGAGGGTGTTGTGCATCGTGATTTGAAACCTGACAATTTGTTGATTGCACATGATGGTCATGTTAAG TTAACAGATTTTGGGCTCTCCAAAGTTGGTCTCATCAGCAGCACCGATGATCTCTCTGGTCCAGATTTTGGTGCATCGTCTTTGTTTCTTGAGGAGAAACCAAAATGGACAACATCGGAGCATGAGTTTGGAAGTCGAGATAAGCGGTCTGCAGTGGGCACTCCTGACTACTTGGCGCCGGAAATTCTTCTGGGGACAGGACATG GTGCAACTGCGGATTGGTGGTCTGTTGGCATCATTTTGTTTGAATTCATGGTGGGGATTCCGCCCTTCAATGCTGATCATCCTGAG CAAATATTTGACAATATCCTCAACCGAAATATACCATGGCCTAGTGTTCCAGAGGAGATGAGCCATGAAGCCCGTGATTTGATAGATCG GTTACTAACGGAAGATCCTCACCAGAGACTTGGAGCTAGAGGGGCGGCTGAG GTCAAGCAGCACATCTTCTTTAAAGACATAAACTGGGACACTCTAGCAGAGCAGAAG GCTGCCTTTGTGCCGGATTCAGAAGATGTTCTTGACACAAGTTACTTCCAGTGTCGCTACCAGCCTAGCTTTTCGGATAAGCATTGTTTTCCAAACAATGAGAATGGAGATTCTAGTGAAAGTGGCAGCAGTGGTTGCCTGAGCAATGATCACAACGAGGAG ATTGATGAACCTGGCGGACCTGCGGAGTTGGAAACTAATGTGTCTAAAAATAACCCATTCGATAATTTCTCGTTCAAG AACCTATCACAGCTGGCATATATCAACTATGATGTGATATCCAAAGGTCAGAAAGAAGGAACACCAGCAAATTTGCATCGAAGATAA
- the LOC106311824 gene encoding probable serine/threonine protein kinase IRE3 isoform X1: protein MVFKKTKLFFSSKKSGSSDSSNSPRSVGSSSPIGSDNHKSKSPNSSTSPFAGVLDGFKKKEKDGSSSKGKETSSSDQIPGKSKLSSEASKQTAETPIMASSLGLNRIKTRSGPLPQESFFNFGDEKAVPIVPPKLGTRWDSGSTSSSNTKKKEANVDRRSNVPAMPALSTAGQLKVSPSDAGTPENSYEVEPETPSNQALLRMTSAPRRRFSGDIKSFSHELNSKGVRPYPLWKPRRSNSLEEILNLIRTKFDKAKEEVNLDLGVFAGDLIEISEEYAESHPEWEVTIYDLLILAQNCTKSTSGEFWLQCEGIVQELDDRRQELPPGVLKKLHTRMLFILTRCTRLLQFHKESWGQEEEALRQSRVLHSADKSAPTGEVRDTRGLNTATATALKIPSTKKAYSQEQRGLNWKEDFVNRPSPISSPYNETSNDSESLVNMDRMSSWKKLPSPAPKGVKESTVSKEQTDSKTEPPKVATSDDMAVSKPPDCSPKKLSHEHMTKHRHNISWGYWGDQSYIPEESSIICRICEEDVPTTHVEDHSIVCALADKYDQKGLSVDERLVAVAVTLDKITETFIQKDSLATVESPDGMKISKASLTGESDVLSPKLSDWSRRGSEDMLDCFPEADNSAFMDDMRCFTSLSCRTRFGPKSDQGMTASSGGSMTPRSPIPTPRSDPVELFLGGKGTFHDLDDIPQMTELADIARRASNAIPDGDRSIRLLLSCLDDLRVVIDRRNFDALTVETFGTRIEKLIQEKYLQLLDDEKFDLSSTVIDEDAPLEDDDVIRSLRTSPVHLHDRISIDDFDEIKEISRGAFGRVLLAKKRTTGDLFAIKVLKKADMIRKNAVESILAERDILINVRNPFVVRFFYSFTSSENLYLVMEYLGGGDFYSLLKNIGCMDESNARVYIAEVILALEYLHSEGVVHRDLKPDNLLIAHDGHVKLTDFGLSKVGLISSTDDLSGPDFGASSLFLEEKPKWTTSEHEFGSRDKRSAVGTPDYLAPEILLGTGHGATADWWSVGIILFEFMVGIPPFNADHPEQIFDNILNRNIPWPSVPEEMSHEARDLIDRLLTEDPHQRLGARGAAEVKQHIFFKDINWDTLAEQKAAFVPDSEDVLDTSYFQCRYQPSFSDKHCFPNNENGDSSESGSSGCLSNDHNEEIDEPGGPAELETNVSKNNPFDNFSFKNLSQLAYINYDVISKGQKEGTPANLHRR, encoded by the exons ATGGTGTTTAAGAAAACGAAGCTCTTCTTCTCCTCGAAGAAATCAGGATCTTCCGATAGCTCCAACAGTCCCCGATCCGTGGGCTCGAGCTCTCCGATCGGATCCGATAACCACAAATCCAAAAGCCCTAACTCAAGCACTTCTCCCTTCGCCGGAGTTTTAGATGGTTTTAAGAAGAAGGAGAAGGATGGTTCATCATCAAAGGGCAAAGAAACCTCCTCCTCCGATCAAATTCCCGGAAAATCGAAATTGTCATCTGAGGCGAGTAAACAGACTGCCGAAACACCTATCATGGCCTCGTCTCTAGGTTTGAATCGAATCAAGACGAGGTCTGGCCCGTTGCCGCAGGAGAGCTTCTTCAATTTCGGGGATGAGAAAGCAGTTCCGATCGTACCGCCCAAGTTGGGTACTCGTTGGGACTCTGGTTCGACTAGTAGCAGCAATACAAAGAAGAAGGAAGCGAATGTTGATCGAAGAAGCAATGTTCCCGCAATGCCGGCATTGAGCACTG CAGGTCAGCTCAAGGTATCACCTAGCGACGCTGGCACACCAGAG AATTCATATGAAGTAGAGCCTGAAACCCCTAGTAACCAAGCCTTACTTCGTATGACCAGTGCTCCAAGAAGGAGGTTTTCTGGTGACATCAAGAGCTTTTCTCATGAGCTGAACTCCAAAGGTGTAAGGCCTTATCCTTTATGGAAGCCTCGTAGGTCAAATAGCCTGGAG GAAATCTTGAATCTAATCCGGACCAAATTTGATAAAGCAAAGGAAGAAGTAAATTTGGACCTTGGAGTATTTGCTGGGGACCTGATTGAAATTTCTGAGGAATATGCGGAAAGTCATCCCGAGTGGGAGGTGACAATCTACGACTTGTTGATTTTGGCACAGAACTGTACCAAGTCTACCTCAGGAGAGTTCTGGCTTCAGTGTGAGGGCATAGTTCAAGAGTTAGATGATAGACGTCAGGAGCTTCCCCCGGGCGTGCTCAAGAAGCTTCACACTCGGATGCTGTTTATCCTTACCAGATGTACTAGATTACTTCAGTTTCATAAGGAAAGTTGGGGACAGGAGGAAGAGGCCTTGCGTCAGTCAAGAGTCTTGCATTCTGCGGATAAAAGTGCCCCCACTGGAGAAGTTAGGGATACGAGGGGCTTAAATACTGCCACTGCCACGGCCTTAAAGATACCATCCACCAAGAAAGCTTATAGTCAGGAGCAGCGTGGTTTGAATTGGAAAGAGGACTTTGTTAATCGTCCATCTCCTATCTCTTCACCGTACAATGAAACTTCAAACGATTCTGAATCACTTGTAAACATGGACAGAATGTCTTCTTGGAAAAAGCTTCCATCTCCAGCGCCAAAGGGTGTAAAAGAATCTACAGTATCAAAAGAGCAGACTGATAGCAAAACTGAACCTCCAAAGGTAGCTACGAGTGATGATATGGCTGTTTCTAAGCCGCCAGACTGTTCTCCCAAAAAGTTGTCTCATGAACATATGACCAAGCATCGGCACAATATTTCTTGGGGTTATTGGGGGGATCAGTCATATATTCCTGAGGAAAGTTCAATTATTTGTCGTATATGCGAGGAGGATGTTCCGACCACCCACGTGGAAGATCACTCTATAGTCTGTGCATTGGCTGATAAATATGACCAAAAGGGTCTGAGTGTTGATGAGCGGCTGGTGGCAGTTGCTGTAACTCTTGACAAGATAACAGAGACCTTTATACAGAAGGATAGCCTAGCAACGGTAGAAAGCCCGGATGGTATGAAAATATCTAAGGCGAGCTTGACTGGAGAATCTGATGTTCTCTCCCCAAAGCTAAGCGACTGGTCGCGAAGAGGGTCCGAGGACATGCTTGACTGTTTTCCGGAGGCTGATAATTCAGCTTTCATGGATGATATGAGATGTTTCACTTCATTGTCATGCAGAACTCGTTTTGGTCCCAAGTCTGATCAAGGCATGACTGCTTCATCTGGCGGTAGCATGACCCCTAGATCCCCGATTCCAACCCCTAGATCCGATCCAGTTGAATTGTTTTTAGGAGGCAAGGGTACATTCCATGACCTGGATGATATTCCACAG ATGACTGAACTTGCTGACATTGCAAGACGCGCATCAAATGCCATTCCAGATGGTGATCGATCCATTCGGCTCTTACTTTCCTGTCTTGATGACTTGAGGGTTGTCATAGACCGCAGAAATTTTGATGCGCTTACAGTAGAAACTTTTGGGACACGCATTGAAAAGTTGATACA GGAAAAGTATCTTCAGCTTCTAGATGATGAAAAGTTTGACCTATCAAGCACCGTAATTGATGAAGATGCTCCTTTGGAAGATGACGATGTTATTCGCAGCTTGAGGACCAGCCCAGTACATCTGCATGACCGCATATCCATAGATGATTTTGATGAGATAAAAGAAATTAGTAGGGGAGCATTTGGGCGAGTTCTTTTGGCTAAAAAGAGAACGACAGGAGACCTATTTGCAATTAAG GTTCTGAAGAAGGCCGATATGATCCGCAAGAATGCTGTTGAAAGTATACTTGCTGAACGAGATATTTTGATCAACGTCCGCAATCCCTTTGTG GTTCGATTCTTCTATTCTTTTACTTCTAGCGAAAACCTGTATCTTGTGATGGAATACCTGGGTGGAGGTGATTTTTATTCACTGTTGAAGAATATTGGTTGCATGGATGAAAGTAATGCCCGTGTATACATTGCGGAAGTT ATCCTTGCATTGGAATATTTACACTCTGAGGGTGTTGTGCATCGTGATTTGAAACCTGACAATTTGTTGATTGCACATGATGGTCATGTTAAG TTAACAGATTTTGGGCTCTCCAAAGTTGGTCTCATCAGCAGCACCGATGATCTCTCTGGTCCAGATTTTGGTGCATCGTCTTTGTTTCTTGAGGAGAAACCAAAATGGACAACATCGGAGCATGAGTTTGGAAGTCGAGATAAGCGGTCTGCAGTGGGCACTCCTGACTACTTGGCGCCGGAAATTCTTCTGGGGACAGGACATG GTGCAACTGCGGATTGGTGGTCTGTTGGCATCATTTTGTTTGAATTCATGGTGGGGATTCCGCCCTTCAATGCTGATCATCCTGAG CAAATATTTGACAATATCCTCAACCGAAATATACCATGGCCTAGTGTTCCAGAGGAGATGAGCCATGAAGCCCGTGATTTGATAGATCG GTTACTAACGGAAGATCCTCACCAGAGACTTGGAGCTAGAGGGGCGGCTGAG GTCAAGCAGCACATCTTCTTTAAAGACATAAACTGGGACACTCTAGCAGAGCAGAAG GCTGCCTTTGTGCCGGATTCAGAAGATGTTCTTGACACAAGTTACTTCCAGTGTCGCTACCAGCCTAGCTTTTCGGATAAGCATTGTTTTCCAAACAATGAGAATGGAGATTCTAGTGAAAGTGGCAGCAGTGGTTGCCTGAGCAATGATCACAACGAGGAG ATTGATGAACCTGGCGGACCTGCGGAGTTGGAAACTAATGTGTCTAAAAATAACCCATTCGATAATTTCTCGTTCAAG AACCTATCACAGCTGGCATATATCAACTATGATGTGATATCCAAAGGTCAGAAAGAAGGAACACCAGCAAATTTGCATCGAAGATAA